One window of the Rosa rugosa chromosome 3, drRosRugo1.1, whole genome shotgun sequence genome contains the following:
- the LOC133739699 gene encoding polyadenylate-binding protein 3 produces the protein MAAAVVSSQVAQPVVPVAQQSPVSAPAPAGFGNVSLYVGDLDPTVNETQLYDLFNQVAQVASLRVCRDQTRMHSLGYAYVNYATPQDAANAKELLNFAPINGKPIRIMYSHRDPSIRKSGYANLFIKNLEKSIDNKALLDTFSAFGTVLSCKVAADASGQSKGYGFVQYDNEESAKNAINKLNGMLINEKQVSVGPYVRRQRSNSFRNIYVKNLSETTTNEDLKKLFENSGNITSAAVMRDANGKSRCFGFVNFENAKDAVAAIDKFNGTTFNDKVLFVGKAQKKIERQAELRAKFEHERISRFEKLQGANLYLKNLDDTINDDKLKELFSEFGTITSCKVMLDHQGMSKGSGFVAFSTPEEANKALNEMNGKMIGRKPLYVAVAQRKEERKARLQARFAQIRAPGGMTSLPSGIPGFHPGAPRLSPQQLYFGQGTPGLLPHQPAGYGFQQQILPGMRPGVAPNFIMPYHLQRQGQPGQRFGVRRGGNFQQVQQQQQLMHRNSNQGLRYMGNARNGVESPVSPQGLVSPMMPLPFDGSGMPVTSSDIQRSGPVPMSTLASATPENQRLMLGEQLYPLVERIEPELTAKVTGMLLEMDQTEVLHLIESPDALKDKVAEAMDVLHKATSKTDVTDQLGALDLN, from the exons ATGGCGGCGGCGGTGGTGTCGTCTCAGGTGGCTCAACCCGTTGTTCCGGTGGCGCAACAATCTCCGGTGTCGGCTCCGGCTCCGGCGGGGTTCGGGAACGTGTCGCTGTACGTGGGCGATCTGGACCCGACTGTGAACGAAACGCAACTTTACGATCTGTTCAACCAAGTGGCTCAGGTTGCTTCCCTCCGGGTTTGTAGGGATCAGACCCGAATGCACTCGCTTGGCTATGCCTATGTCAATTACGCCACTCCACAGGATG CTGCTAATGCCAAGGAGCTTTTAAATTTTGCTCCTATAAATGGGAAACCCATTAGGATCATGTACTCTCATCGCGATCCCAGCATTCGGAAGAGCGGATATgcaaatttatttatcaagaaCCTGGAAAAATCTATTGATAACAAGGCATTGTTGGACACTTTTTCTGCCTTTGGGACCGTACTCTCTTGCAAGGTTGCAGCTGATGCCAGTGGTCAATCAAAAGGATATGGATTCGTACAGTATGACAATGAGGAATCTGCAAAGAATGCAATCAACAAGCTGAATGGCATGCTGATAAATGAGAAACAGGTTTCTGTTGGACCTTATGTTCGACGCCAGAGGTCAAATTCATTTCGAAATATTTATGTGAAAAATTTGTCAGAGACAACTACAAATGAAGACCTTAAGAAGCTTTTTGAAAATTCTGGTAACATCACTAGTGCAGCGGTTATGAGGGATGCAAATGGAAAGTCTAGATGCTTTGGCTTTGTTAACTTCGAAAACGCTAAAGACGCTGTTGCTGCAATTGATAAGTTTAATGGGACAACTTTTAATGATAAGGTTTTGTTTGTTGGGAAGGCTCAAAAGAAGATAGAGAGGCAGGCAGAGTTAAGAGCCAAGTTTGAACATGAAAGAATCAGCAGATTTGAGAAGCTACAAGGTGCTAATTTATATCTGAAAAATCTTGATGACACCATAAATGATGACAAACTAAAGGAGCTATTCTCTGAATTTGGAACAATAACATCATGCAAG GTCATGCTTGATCATCAAGGAATGAGCAAGGGATCTGGATTTGTTGCCTTTTCTACCCCAGAGGAAGCTAACAAAGCT TTGAATGAAATGAATGGGAAGATGATTGGACGGAAGCCTCTATACGTTGCTGTGGCCCAGCGGAAAGAAGAGAGGAAGGCTCGATTACAg GCACGTTTTGCCCAAATCCGAGCACCAGGTGGAATGACATCTTTGCCATCGGGAATTCCTGGATTTCATCCTGGGGCACCTAGACTCTCCCCTCAGCAGCTGTATTTTGGTCAAGGTACTCCTGGCCTTCTACCGCATCAGCCTGCAGGTTATGGCTTCCAGCAGCAAATCTTGCCTGGGATGCGTCCAGGTGTTGCTCCCAACTTCATTATGCCATACCACCTTCAGAGGCAAGGTCAACCTGGGCAGCGATTTGGTGTACGGCGAGGCGGCAACTTCCAACaagtgcagcagcagcagcag TTAATGCACCGTAACTCCAATCAAGGCTTGAGATACATGGGTAATGCTCGGAACGGAGTTGAGTCTCCTGTGTCTCCCCAAGGTCTTGTGAGTCCAATGATGCCTTTGCCCTTTGACGGTTCAGGTATGCCTGTGACATCAAGTGATATCCAGCGTTCTGGGCCAGTGCCTATGTCAACACTTGCTTCTGCTACTCCCGAGAATCAGCGTTTG ATGCTGGGAGAGCAGCTATATCCACTTGTTGAGCGTATTGAGCCAGAACTCACAGCTAAGGTGACTGGGATGTTGCTGGAGATGGACCAGACAGAAGTTCTCCATCTGATCGAGTCTCCAGATGCTCTCAAGGATAAGGTAGCTGAGGCGATGGATGTCCTTCATAAAGCTACATCAAAGACTGATGTCACCGATCAGCTTGGTGCATTGGATCTGAATTAG